GAGGAGTAGGATTAGAAGAGGGGCTTAGAATATTAAAAAAAGTAAAAACTGAAGTAGGAGTTCCTGTAATAACTGATATACATGAACCTTGGCAATGTGAAGAAGTTGCTAAAGTGGTTGATATGCTTCAAATTCCAGCTTTTTTATGTAGGCAAACAGATTTAATAGTAGCTGCAGGGAAAACAGGATTACCAGTTAATGTGAAAAAAGGTCAATTTTTAGCTCCTTGGGATATGAAAAATGTTGTCACTAAAATGGATGAAATAGGAAATCAAAAATTATTATTAACAGAAAGAGGAAATGTTTTTGGATACAATAATTTTGTAGTAGATATGAGAGGACTTTTAGAAATGAGGAAATTAGGAGTTCCAGTAGTTTTTGATGCTACTCATTCAGTGCAAATACCAGGAGGGCTTTCAAGTTGCTCTGGTGGAAATAGAGACTATGTATTTCCTTTGATGAAGGCAGCTCTATCAATAGGAGTAGATGCAATATTTGCAGAAGTTCATCCTGATCCAGATAAAGCTCCATGTGATGGTCCAAATATGCTTTATTTAGATGATTTAGAAGAGGTGTTGAACATAGCTATCAAATTAGATGATATAGCAAAAGAATTATAAATTGAAAAGTTCACATCATGATAATGATGTGAACTTTTTTTATTTTCTGTAAGTAATAAGATAAAGAACTGGGAAAATAAACAATGTTAGTATTGTAGAAGCGAATAATCCAAATATTATTGTAGCTGCCATATCTCCGTATAAAGGATCTCTAAGAAGAGGAATCATCCC
The nucleotide sequence above comes from Fusobacterium sp. JB019. Encoded proteins:
- the kdsA gene encoding 3-deoxy-8-phosphooctulonate synthase, which encodes MINKLEKTREIQVKDFKIGGKQRFTLIAGPCAIENEEMSLMVAKKIKEICDKLGINYVFKSSFDKANRSSIHSYRGVGLEEGLRILKKVKTEVGVPVITDIHEPWQCEEVAKVVDMLQIPAFLCRQTDLIVAAGKTGLPVNVKKGQFLAPWDMKNVVTKMDEIGNQKLLLTERGNVFGYNNFVVDMRGLLEMRKLGVPVVFDATHSVQIPGGLSSCSGGNRDYVFPLMKAALSIGVDAIFAEVHPDPDKAPCDGPNMLYLDDLEEVLNIAIKLDDIAKEL